A single window of Candidatus Cetobacterium colombiensis DNA harbors:
- a CDS encoding ATP-binding protein yields MINYNKVLSNLEELKLDKIRTYLPNYLNSIKDKDISIVDILYELTEKEVEFKNQRASRIQVVVSAFPFEKEVRDFDFLYQPSVSKSQILDLESLRFLENKENIVFVGISGVGKTHLAVALGMAVAKKRYSVYFIPCHDLILNLKKAYNENRLEARLKHYAKYQLLIIDEIGYLPLDRTGA; encoded by the coding sequence GTGATTAATTACAATAAAGTTTTATCTAATTTAGAAGAGCTAAAATTAGATAAAATTCGAACTTATTTACCAAATTATCTAAATTCAATAAAGGATAAGGATATTTCTATTGTTGATATTCTGTATGAACTTACTGAAAAAGAAGTTGAGTTTAAAAATCAAAGAGCATCTAGAATTCAAGTAGTTGTATCTGCATTTCCTTTTGAAAAGGAAGTAAGAGATTTTGATTTTCTTTATCAACCTTCAGTTAGTAAATCTCAAATATTGGATTTAGAAAGTCTAAGATTTTTAGAAAATAAAGAAAATATTGTTTTTGTAGGAATAAGTGGAGTTGGAAAAACACATTTAGCTGTTGCCTTAGGTATGGCAGTAGCTAAAAAAAGATATTCAGTATATTTTATTCCATGTCATGATTTAATTTTAAATCTAAAAAAAGCTTACAATGAAAATCGTTTAGAAGCTCGATTAAAACATTATGCGAAATATCAATTACTAATTATTGACGAAATAGGATATTTACCGCTGGATAGGACTGGGGCTAA
- a CDS encoding ATP-binding protein, translating to ENRLEARLKHYAKYQLLIIDEIGYLPLDRTGANLLFQLITKRYEVHSTIITTNQVFSKWGDMFSDNTLAAAILDRLLHHSHIIKITGPSYRLKGKIEEFEEKISSIK from the coding sequence TGAAAATCGTTTAGAAGCTCGATTAAAACATTATGCGAAATATCAATTACTAATTATTGACGAAATAGGATATTTACCGCTGGATAGGACTGGGGCTAACCTTCTGTTTCAATTAATAACAAAAAGATATGAAGTACATTCAACAATTATAACTACAAATCAAGTTTTTAGCAAATGGGGAGATATGTTTTCAGATAATACTTTAGCTGCTGCCATTTTAGATCGTTTACTCCATCATTCTCATATTATAAAAATAACGGGACCTTCGTATAGATTAAAAGGAAAAATTGAAGAATTTGAAGAAAAAATAAGTTCTATTAAATAA
- a CDS encoding IS91 family transposase, with translation MNKNTKPLKYIFENHFHQTWNNIKHKFPKNLHSSIWNNVSKFLDCGDIFRGYTAFKCTKCSHMHIVGFSCKSRFCSSCGKIYAENWALKLKDELLDVEHIHATFSLPDGFCRNFFFYNRHKLVDLAKAAYQALKYSLKKLGIHSFGAIINIHTFSRNLDWNPHIHCIFTFGGYDKNQKWKNIKTIPYQVLRKSWQKCMFVVK, from the coding sequence ATGAATAAAAATACTAAACCTTTAAAATATATTTTTGAAAATCATTTCCATCAAACTTGGAATAATATTAAGCATAAATTCCCTAAAAATCTTCACTCTTCTATCTGGAATAACGTTTCCAAATTTTTAGATTGTGGTGATATTTTCCGAGGATACACTGCTTTTAAATGCACTAAGTGCTCGCATATGCACATTGTAGGGTTTTCTTGTAAATCTAGATTTTGCTCTTCCTGTGGAAAAATATATGCTGAAAATTGGGCTCTTAAACTTAAGGATGAACTACTTGATGTTGAACATATTCATGCGACATTTTCTTTGCCTGATGGCTTTTGCAGAAACTTCTTTTTTTACAATCGTCACAAACTTGTTGATTTAGCGAAGGCAGCTTACCAAGCTCTTAAATACTCTTTAAAAAAACTCGGTATTCATTCTTTCGGCGCAATAATTAACATACATACTTTTTCTAGAAATCTTGATTGGAATCCTCATATCCACTGTATCTTTACTTTTGGAGGATACGATAAAAATCAAAAATGGAAAAATATTAAAACTATTCCTTATCAAGTTCTTAGAAAATCTTGGCAAAAATGTATGTTTGTTGTAAAATAA
- a CDS encoding IS110 family RNA-guided transposase gives MNNKTLYIGCDVSTTENYVCGILSDDSKVFSTPFENNIEGAEKMLDVIANTMTKHELENIFFAVESTSNYHFHILNFMASAECLKVYDLTLFQLNANLVNKFKKIQPKTSKTDKYDAYVIANRLRFGNLPEPFTVFNEYESLKRLTRTRFHIIKGLESEYNYFLSQLYLKFSEYKKLPFSNTFGTTSISLLTDFEVEDLVQMPEEELIDFLIDKSRDRFTDPEDYAAQIKKLARNCYRVNKRVSDAISTILKISLQTIKGLKDALKSINKAIEYELEQFDQTLTSIPGIGVIYAACIITEVGNPNRFANDGKVAKFAGLTWNQYESGSYLSDETPLNKYGNTYLRYYLIQAANSVKNHCPEFQSYYCKKYSEATKHHHKRALVLTARKMLRTLFKLLQSKVLYDSSKCTLATGGDL, from the coding sequence ATGAATAACAAAACTCTTTATATTGGGTGCGACGTAAGCACTACTGAAAACTATGTCTGTGGTATTTTATCAGATGATTCTAAAGTATTTTCAACTCCTTTTGAAAACAATATTGAAGGAGCAGAAAAAATGCTAGATGTCATTGCTAATACAATGACAAAACACGAATTAGAAAATATCTTTTTTGCTGTTGAATCTACATCAAACTATCACTTTCACATTCTTAATTTTATGGCAAGCGCTGAATGTCTTAAAGTATATGACTTAACGCTATTCCAATTAAATGCAAATTTAGTGAATAAGTTTAAGAAGATTCAACCTAAAACAAGTAAAACAGACAAATATGATGCCTATGTAATTGCCAATAGATTGAGATTTGGAAACCTTCCAGAACCTTTTACAGTATTTAATGAATATGAATCTTTAAAAAGATTAACAAGAACAAGATTCCATATTATCAAAGGCTTAGAATCAGAATACAACTATTTTTTATCTCAATTGTATTTAAAGTTTAGTGAGTACAAAAAGTTACCTTTTTCAAATACTTTTGGTACTACTTCAATCTCTTTACTGACAGATTTTGAGGTAGAAGACCTTGTTCAAATGCCAGAAGAAGAGCTTATTGATTTTTTAATTGATAAAAGTCGAGATAGATTTACAGATCCCGAAGATTATGCAGCGCAAATTAAAAAGTTAGCAAGAAATTGCTATCGAGTTAACAAGCGTGTATCAGATGCAATATCAACTATATTAAAAATTTCGTTACAAACTATTAAAGGATTGAAAGATGCCTTAAAATCGATTAACAAGGCTATTGAATATGAGTTAGAGCAATTCGATCAAACTCTTACGTCAATCCCAGGAATAGGTGTTATTTATGCTGCATGTATTATTACAGAAGTTGGAAATCCAAATAGATTTGCCAACGATGGTAAGGTTGCAAAATTTGCAGGTCTAACTTGGAATCAGTACGAATCAGGAAGTTATTTATCAGATGAAACACCGCTGAATAAATACGGAAATACATATTTAAGGTATTATTTGATTCAAGCGGCCAACTCTGTAAAAAATCACTGTCCTGAGTTTCAAAGTTATTATTGTAAAAAATATTCAGAAGCAACAAAGCATCATCACAAAAGAGCACTTGTTTTAACTGCTAGAAAAATGTTAAGAACGTTATTTAAACTGCTGCAAAGTAAAGTTCTTTATGATTCTTCTAAATGTACACTTGCTACAGGAGGTGATTTATGA